A single genomic interval of Pogoniulus pusillus isolate bPogPus1 chromosome 24, bPogPus1.pri, whole genome shotgun sequence harbors:
- the LOC135185995 gene encoding formin-binding protein 4-like isoform X2: MGKKSRSAPGRRPILQLSPPGPRRDEAAASQAEGADSGSEADEPEAVAEPPRSAPNPPPPAPAAVKPTGGLCLLGAYADSDEEEGEAPEKLARPADANGSNSSDIDSTLANFLAEIDAITAPPQPTEPSTASSSSSVPPPTPPRPEPKESGTSQASGGSANGASSAPAQEWQYDTQCSLAGVGELEMGDWQEVWDENTGCYYYWNTQSNEVTWELPPYLAAQVQGLQHYQHSTSANGSFVTAATELYPQEKGIAPGGVGRGASLAKREVKKEVNEGVQALSNSEEEKKGVAAALLAPLLPEQVKEEEERWRRKVICKEEVEPSPEEEVKGEETTAAAPEEPEPSKDPLEDTVQEELCSVVQSGESAEEEEEQDTLELEMVLERKKAELRALEEGDGSVSGSSPLSDGSQSAPQDSSRRLASKRGKWKLFVGAASPESASRGSSKTGRESPEAGEAAPSTEAADAISDKEAEPEEPQEKTKTQGAPKIEEEEQDLKFQIGELANTLTSKLEFLGINRQSISNFHMLLLQTETRIADWREGALNGIYLKRKLQDAAEQLKQYEINATPKGWSCHWDREHRRYFYVNERSGESQWEFPDGEDEEEEGGERSSDRKSEGPPKPPPKDKGERAEEPAERSSAGTLCKESFSGQVPATSLMPVTPFWTLLQSSVPVLQPPLPLEMPPPPPPPPDSPPPPPPPPPPPPPPPPGEDGEIQEVEMEDEGGEEPPAPGTEEDAPLKPLLRPATSSTQAAVEPTPAPTPLLSAKPQKRKAAEMSPGVLQRAATIGSCPVIYSQPLMATGKYQPQAVPLGSLRPRQRLQPEIQGRPNLRLAPGHTGATAAALGLQSGYLGVTAPAAPSVIGYSECAVPVSLPATAMPPAPARAALPATEQPPPPPPPQTPPPPTPKAPPPPPEKEKPRKGRKDKGKKGKTKMPSLVKKWQSIQRELDEEENSSSSEEDRETTAQRRIEEWKQQQLMSGMAERNANFEALPEDWRARLKRRKTASST; this comes from the exons aTGGGCAAGAAGTCCCGCTCTGCGCCGGGCCGCCGGCCCATCCTTCAGCTGTCCCCGCCGGGGCCCCGCCGAGATGAAGCGGCAGCCAGTCAGGCAGAAGGCGCCGATTCGGGTTCCGAAGCCG ACGAGCCCGAAGCGGTGGCCGAGCCACCCCGCAGCGCTCCCAACCCACCGCCCCCCGCTCCCGCCGCTGTTAAGCCTACAG GAGGTCTGTGCCTGCTCGGTGCCTATGCAGACAGTGatgaagaggagggagaggccCCAGAGAAGCTGGCACGGCCGGCAGATGCCAATGGCAGCAACTCATCGGACATCGACAGCACGCTGGCGAACTTCCTGGCG GAGATCGATGCTATCACAGCTCCTCCACAGCCCACTGAGCCTTCCactgcttcctcttcctcctctgtacCCCCTCCTACACCTCCTCGCCCAGAGCCAAAGGAGTCGGGCACTAGTCAGGCCTCTGGTGGCAGTGCCAATGGTGCGAGCTCAGCACCGGCACAGGAGTGGCAGTATGACACACAGTGCTctctggctggag TtggggagctggagatgggtgacTGGCAGGAGGTGTGGGACGAGAACACCGGCTGCTACTATTACTGGAACACCCAGAGCAACGAGGTGACCTGGGAGCTGCCCCCGTACTTAGCTGCACAGGTCCAGGGCCTCCAGCACTACCAGCACAG TACCAGTGCCAATGGCAGCTTTGTCACAGCTGCCACTGAGCTGTACCCCCAGGAGAAGGGGATTGCCCCAGGTGGTGTTGGCCGTGGGGCTAGCCTGGCCAAGCGGGAGGTGAAGAAG GAGGTGAACGAAGGTGTCCAAGCCCTCTCCAAcagtgaggaggagaagaaaggggtggctgcagccctcctggcacctctcctgcctgagcaggtaaaggaggaagaggagcgcTGGAGGAGAAAGGTGATCTGCAAAGAGGAGGTCGAACCATCCCCAGAAGAGGAGGTGAAAGGGGAAGAGacaacagcagctgctccagaagaGCCAGAGCCCAGCAAGGATCCCCTGGAAGACacagtgcaggaggagctgtgcagtgtggtACAGTCTGGGGAGagtgctgaggaagaggaggagcaggataCCCTTGAACTGGAGATGGTGCTTGAGAGAAAGAAG GCGGAGCTGCGTGCGCTGGAGGAAGGCGATGGCAGCGTGTCGGGCTCCAGCCCGCTCTCAGACGGCAGCCAGTCGGCCCCGCAGGACTCCAGCCGCCGGCTGGCATCCAAACGGGGCAAGTGGAAGCTGTTTGTGGGAGCTGCCAGCCCCGAGTCCGCCAGCCGAGGCTCCAGCAAAACGGGCCGGGAGAGCCCggaggcaggagaagcag caccaAGCACAGAAGCTGCTGATGCAATTTCAGACAAAGAGGCAGAGCCTgaggagccccaggagaaaacaaaaactcAAGGGGCACCAAAAAtagaagaggaggagcaggacctTAAG TTTCAGATTGGAGAGCTGGCAAACACTCTGACTAGTAAACTGGAATTCCTGGGCATCAACAGACAATCTATCTCCAACTTCCACATGTTGCTGTTGCAGACAGAG ACGCGCATTGCAGACTGGAGGGAAGGTGCTCTCAATGGAATCTACCTCAAACGCAAACTCCAAGACGCAGCCGAACAGCTAAAACAATACGAAATAAACGCCACCCCTAAAGGCTGGTCCTGCCACTGGGACAG GGAGCATAGACGCTATTTCTATGTTAACGAGCGCTCAGGAGAGTCCCAATGGGAGTTCCCCGACGGGGAGGacgaagaggaggagggaggagagcgAAGTAGCGACAGAAAAAGCGAAGGACCTCCTAAGCCACCTCCCAAAGACAAAGGAGAGCGCGCCGAGGAACCTGCCGAGCGCTCCTCCGCAG GCACCCTTTGTAAAGAATCCTTCTCAGGCCAAGTCCCTGCCACGTCTCTCATGCCGGTCACTCCATTTTGGACTCTGCTTCAGTCCTCTGTCCCGgttctccaacctcctttgccCTTGGAAATGCCCCCACCGCCGCCGCCCCCTCCCGACTCACccccgccgccaccgccgccccCTCCGCCACCCCCGCCACCACCTCCCGGAGAAGATGGGGAGATCCAGGAAGTGGAGATGGAAGATGAAGGGGGTGAGGAACCACCAGCACCGGGAACGGAAGAGGATGCTCCCCTGAAGCCTCTCCTGCgcccagccaccagcagcactcag GCTGCCGTGGAGCCAACGCCAGCCCCAACCCCGCTGCTGTCGGCCAAGCCCCAGAAGcgaaaagctgcagagatgagcCCGGGGGTGCTGCAGCGAGCAGCCACCATCGGCAGCTGCCCGGTCATCTACAGCCAGCCCCTGATGGCCACCGGCAAATaccagccccaagctgtgcccctgggctcccTCAGGCCTCGCCAGCGCCTGCAGCCGGAGATCCAAGGTCGCCCCAACCTCCGCCTCGCCCCGGGCCACACCGGTGCCACCGCTGCCGCGCTGGGGCTGCAGTCCGGTTACCTAGGGGTGACGGCGCCTGCCGCGCCCTCTGTCATCGGCTACTCAGAGTGCGCCGTGCCGGTCAGCCTCCCTGCCACTGCCATGCCACCAGCGCCAGCacgagcagccctgcctgccactGAGCAGCCACCACCTCCGCCGCCCCCCCAGACGCCTCCACCGCCCACACCCAAGGCCCCACCGCCACCACCGGAGAAGGAGAAGCCAAGGAAGGGACGGAAGGACAAG GGTAAGAAGGGAAAGACGAAGATGCCGTCACTGGTGAAGAAGTGGCAGAgtatccagagggagctggatgaGGAGGAGAATTCCAGCTCCAGCGAGGAGGATCgggagaccacagcccagcggCGCATCGAGgagtggaagcagcagcagctgatgag TGGCATGGCAGAGAGGAACGCCAACTTCGAGGCGCTGCCAGAGGACTGGCGAGCACGGCTGAAGCGGAGGAAAACAGCCTCCAGCACCTGA
- the LOC135185995 gene encoding formin-binding protein 4-like isoform X1, translating to MGKKSRSAPGRRPILQLSPPGPRRDEAAASQAEGADSGSEADEPEAVAEPPRSAPNPPPPAPAAVKPTGGLCLLGAYADSDEEEGEAPEKLARPADANGSNSSDIDSTLANFLAEIDAITAPPQPTEPSTASSSSSVPPPTPPRPEPKESGTSQASGGSANGASSAPAQEWQYDTQCSLAGVGELEMGDWQEVWDENTGCYYYWNTQSNEVTWELPPYLAAQVQGLQHYQHSSTSANGSFVTAATELYPQEKGIAPGGVGRGASLAKREVKKEVNEGVQALSNSEEEKKGVAAALLAPLLPEQVKEEEERWRRKVICKEEVEPSPEEEVKGEETTAAAPEEPEPSKDPLEDTVQEELCSVVQSGESAEEEEEQDTLELEMVLERKKAELRALEEGDGSVSGSSPLSDGSQSAPQDSSRRLASKRGKWKLFVGAASPESASRGSSKTGRESPEAGEAAPSTEAADAISDKEAEPEEPQEKTKTQGAPKIEEEEQDLKFQIGELANTLTSKLEFLGINRQSISNFHMLLLQTETRIADWREGALNGIYLKRKLQDAAEQLKQYEINATPKGWSCHWDREHRRYFYVNERSGESQWEFPDGEDEEEEGGERSSDRKSEGPPKPPPKDKGERAEEPAERSSAGTLCKESFSGQVPATSLMPVTPFWTLLQSSVPVLQPPLPLEMPPPPPPPPDSPPPPPPPPPPPPPPPPGEDGEIQEVEMEDEGGEEPPAPGTEEDAPLKPLLRPATSSTQAAVEPTPAPTPLLSAKPQKRKAAEMSPGVLQRAATIGSCPVIYSQPLMATGKYQPQAVPLGSLRPRQRLQPEIQGRPNLRLAPGHTGATAAALGLQSGYLGVTAPAAPSVIGYSECAVPVSLPATAMPPAPARAALPATEQPPPPPPPQTPPPPTPKAPPPPPEKEKPRKGRKDKGKKGKTKMPSLVKKWQSIQRELDEEENSSSSEEDRETTAQRRIEEWKQQQLMSGMAERNANFEALPEDWRARLKRRKTASST from the exons aTGGGCAAGAAGTCCCGCTCTGCGCCGGGCCGCCGGCCCATCCTTCAGCTGTCCCCGCCGGGGCCCCGCCGAGATGAAGCGGCAGCCAGTCAGGCAGAAGGCGCCGATTCGGGTTCCGAAGCCG ACGAGCCCGAAGCGGTGGCCGAGCCACCCCGCAGCGCTCCCAACCCACCGCCCCCCGCTCCCGCCGCTGTTAAGCCTACAG GAGGTCTGTGCCTGCTCGGTGCCTATGCAGACAGTGatgaagaggagggagaggccCCAGAGAAGCTGGCACGGCCGGCAGATGCCAATGGCAGCAACTCATCGGACATCGACAGCACGCTGGCGAACTTCCTGGCG GAGATCGATGCTATCACAGCTCCTCCACAGCCCACTGAGCCTTCCactgcttcctcttcctcctctgtacCCCCTCCTACACCTCCTCGCCCAGAGCCAAAGGAGTCGGGCACTAGTCAGGCCTCTGGTGGCAGTGCCAATGGTGCGAGCTCAGCACCGGCACAGGAGTGGCAGTATGACACACAGTGCTctctggctggag TtggggagctggagatgggtgacTGGCAGGAGGTGTGGGACGAGAACACCGGCTGCTACTATTACTGGAACACCCAGAGCAACGAGGTGACCTGGGAGCTGCCCCCGTACTTAGCTGCACAGGTCCAGGGCCTCCAGCACTACCAGCACAG caGTACCAGTGCCAATGGCAGCTTTGTCACAGCTGCCACTGAGCTGTACCCCCAGGAGAAGGGGATTGCCCCAGGTGGTGTTGGCCGTGGGGCTAGCCTGGCCAAGCGGGAGGTGAAGAAG GAGGTGAACGAAGGTGTCCAAGCCCTCTCCAAcagtgaggaggagaagaaaggggtggctgcagccctcctggcacctctcctgcctgagcaggtaaaggaggaagaggagcgcTGGAGGAGAAAGGTGATCTGCAAAGAGGAGGTCGAACCATCCCCAGAAGAGGAGGTGAAAGGGGAAGAGacaacagcagctgctccagaagaGCCAGAGCCCAGCAAGGATCCCCTGGAAGACacagtgcaggaggagctgtgcagtgtggtACAGTCTGGGGAGagtgctgaggaagaggaggagcaggataCCCTTGAACTGGAGATGGTGCTTGAGAGAAAGAAG GCGGAGCTGCGTGCGCTGGAGGAAGGCGATGGCAGCGTGTCGGGCTCCAGCCCGCTCTCAGACGGCAGCCAGTCGGCCCCGCAGGACTCCAGCCGCCGGCTGGCATCCAAACGGGGCAAGTGGAAGCTGTTTGTGGGAGCTGCCAGCCCCGAGTCCGCCAGCCGAGGCTCCAGCAAAACGGGCCGGGAGAGCCCggaggcaggagaagcag caccaAGCACAGAAGCTGCTGATGCAATTTCAGACAAAGAGGCAGAGCCTgaggagccccaggagaaaacaaaaactcAAGGGGCACCAAAAAtagaagaggaggagcaggacctTAAG TTTCAGATTGGAGAGCTGGCAAACACTCTGACTAGTAAACTGGAATTCCTGGGCATCAACAGACAATCTATCTCCAACTTCCACATGTTGCTGTTGCAGACAGAG ACGCGCATTGCAGACTGGAGGGAAGGTGCTCTCAATGGAATCTACCTCAAACGCAAACTCCAAGACGCAGCCGAACAGCTAAAACAATACGAAATAAACGCCACCCCTAAAGGCTGGTCCTGCCACTGGGACAG GGAGCATAGACGCTATTTCTATGTTAACGAGCGCTCAGGAGAGTCCCAATGGGAGTTCCCCGACGGGGAGGacgaagaggaggagggaggagagcgAAGTAGCGACAGAAAAAGCGAAGGACCTCCTAAGCCACCTCCCAAAGACAAAGGAGAGCGCGCCGAGGAACCTGCCGAGCGCTCCTCCGCAG GCACCCTTTGTAAAGAATCCTTCTCAGGCCAAGTCCCTGCCACGTCTCTCATGCCGGTCACTCCATTTTGGACTCTGCTTCAGTCCTCTGTCCCGgttctccaacctcctttgccCTTGGAAATGCCCCCACCGCCGCCGCCCCCTCCCGACTCACccccgccgccaccgccgccccCTCCGCCACCCCCGCCACCACCTCCCGGAGAAGATGGGGAGATCCAGGAAGTGGAGATGGAAGATGAAGGGGGTGAGGAACCACCAGCACCGGGAACGGAAGAGGATGCTCCCCTGAAGCCTCTCCTGCgcccagccaccagcagcactcag GCTGCCGTGGAGCCAACGCCAGCCCCAACCCCGCTGCTGTCGGCCAAGCCCCAGAAGcgaaaagctgcagagatgagcCCGGGGGTGCTGCAGCGAGCAGCCACCATCGGCAGCTGCCCGGTCATCTACAGCCAGCCCCTGATGGCCACCGGCAAATaccagccccaagctgtgcccctgggctcccTCAGGCCTCGCCAGCGCCTGCAGCCGGAGATCCAAGGTCGCCCCAACCTCCGCCTCGCCCCGGGCCACACCGGTGCCACCGCTGCCGCGCTGGGGCTGCAGTCCGGTTACCTAGGGGTGACGGCGCCTGCCGCGCCCTCTGTCATCGGCTACTCAGAGTGCGCCGTGCCGGTCAGCCTCCCTGCCACTGCCATGCCACCAGCGCCAGCacgagcagccctgcctgccactGAGCAGCCACCACCTCCGCCGCCCCCCCAGACGCCTCCACCGCCCACACCCAAGGCCCCACCGCCACCACCGGAGAAGGAGAAGCCAAGGAAGGGACGGAAGGACAAG GGTAAGAAGGGAAAGACGAAGATGCCGTCACTGGTGAAGAAGTGGCAGAgtatccagagggagctggatgaGGAGGAGAATTCCAGCTCCAGCGAGGAGGATCgggagaccacagcccagcggCGCATCGAGgagtggaagcagcagcagctgatgag TGGCATGGCAGAGAGGAACGCCAACTTCGAGGCGCTGCCAGAGGACTGGCGAGCACGGCTGAAGCGGAGGAAAACAGCCTCCAGCACCTGA